The following coding sequences are from one Paenibacillus sp. JDR-2 window:
- the truB gene encoding tRNA pseudouridine(55) synthase TruB, whose protein sequence is MDGIIAVWKPAGWTSHDVVAKVRRIVRMKRIGHAGTLDPMVTGVLPLCLGRSTRVVEYLQERPKAYEAVIQLGTATDTEDLTGTVLEEQTGIIVTREQVLQVLQSFVGEIDQVPPMFSAVKVDGKRLYELAREGKTVERKSRKVTIHQIDLLNVDLDADKPRFAFSVICSKGTYIRTLCVDIGRALGVPAAMAELTRTMSGGITREQCVTLEELEELQAAGKLEEKMLPADIAIDHLQRVQANAAVTEMALRGQKIPYNRMAASFDSSSLVRLYGENDAFIGIFEADDQASALKPVKVFS, encoded by the coding sequence ATGGACGGAATTATTGCCGTATGGAAGCCTGCCGGTTGGACTTCGCATGATGTAGTGGCGAAAGTACGGCGAATCGTTCGTATGAAGCGTATCGGGCATGCGGGAACTCTTGATCCGATGGTTACCGGCGTCTTGCCGCTATGCCTAGGTAGATCAACAAGAGTGGTTGAATATTTGCAGGAGAGACCTAAAGCCTACGAGGCCGTCATTCAACTCGGTACAGCTACAGATACAGAAGACTTGACGGGGACAGTCCTTGAAGAGCAGACTGGAATTATAGTTACGAGAGAACAGGTGCTGCAGGTATTGCAAAGCTTTGTTGGCGAGATCGATCAGGTTCCTCCGATGTTCTCCGCTGTGAAGGTAGATGGCAAGCGGCTTTATGAGCTCGCTAGGGAAGGCAAGACCGTTGAACGGAAGTCACGCAAAGTGACAATCCATCAGATTGATCTTCTGAACGTGGATCTTGATGCGGATAAACCCCGTTTCGCTTTTTCCGTCATCTGCTCCAAGGGTACGTATATTCGTACGCTATGCGTAGATATCGGCCGTGCGCTTGGCGTTCCGGCTGCGATGGCAGAGCTCACTCGGACGATGTCCGGAGGAATTACCAGAGAGCAATGCGTCACGCTTGAAGAGCTGGAGGAGCTGCAGGCAGCAGGGAAGCTGGAGGAGAAAATGCTTCCGGCTGATATCGCCATTGATCATCTTCAACGGGTTCAAGCAAATGCAGCGGTTACCGAGATGGCACTTCGAGGGCAGAAAATACCGTACAATCGGATGGCCGCTTCCTTCGATTCCAGCAGTCTCGTACGCCTATATGGCGAGAATGATGCTTTTATCGGAATTTTTGAGGCCGATGATCAAGCATCGGCGCTTAAGCCGGTGAAAGTATTTTCCTAA
- a CDS encoding DHH family phosphoesterase, with translation MTAGADYGQQLEAALAFMREGDDFLVVSHVQPDGDAISSTSVIGWMLDQLGKTKTLINEGESPSRLNYLRGFDQIVNYRKEKPGQTYTHVIAVDCADFRRIGEVSALFAQDAKILNIDHHPTNDGFGAVNVIRPDAAATVEILFDLIELSGLNIDEACATAIYTGLLTDTGGFRYSNTSPKVMDVASRMLSLGAPGHQLADHLLEKMTMAKLKLLQRCLARLTFTEDQQIGWLYVGKDDMKEIGAVPDDLEGIVNYALNIDGVEVGILFKETEDGGVKASLRSAGKADVAAIAQTLGGGGHVRAAGCRMQGTLTEAMQELVEAVRKALNE, from the coding sequence ATGACGGCCGGCGCAGACTACGGGCAACAGCTTGAAGCTGCACTTGCATTTATGCGGGAAGGAGACGACTTCTTGGTCGTCTCCCACGTGCAGCCCGATGGGGATGCAATCAGCTCAACATCGGTTATAGGCTGGATGCTTGATCAATTGGGAAAAACAAAAACGCTGATCAATGAAGGAGAATCTCCTTCACGGCTTAACTACTTACGAGGCTTTGATCAAATCGTCAACTATCGCAAGGAGAAGCCGGGGCAAACGTACACGCATGTTATTGCGGTCGATTGCGCCGATTTTCGGCGTATTGGCGAGGTTTCAGCCTTGTTTGCGCAGGATGCAAAAATACTTAATATCGACCATCACCCAACTAATGACGGGTTTGGAGCCGTTAATGTCATTCGTCCAGACGCAGCAGCTACGGTCGAGATCCTGTTTGATCTGATCGAATTGTCCGGTTTGAACATCGATGAGGCATGCGCAACGGCCATCTATACAGGACTGCTTACGGATACCGGTGGTTTCCGTTATTCCAATACAAGTCCTAAAGTGATGGATGTTGCTTCCCGCATGCTCTCTCTCGGTGCGCCGGGACACCAGCTTGCCGATCATTTGCTTGAAAAAATGACGATGGCTAAGCTGAAGCTTCTTCAGCGCTGCTTGGCGAGATTGACCTTTACGGAGGATCAGCAGATTGGCTGGCTGTATGTAGGCAAGGACGACATGAAAGAAATAGGCGCTGTGCCTGATGATTTGGAAGGGATCGTCAATTACGCGCTTAATATTGACGGCGTGGAAGTCGGGATTCTTTTCAAAGAAACGGAAGATGGCGGAGTTAAGGCAAGTCTTCGATCTGCGGGAAAAGCGGATGTCGCTGCCATTGCTCAAACCTTAGGCGGCGGCGGCCATGTCCGTGCGGCTGGTTGCCGGATGCAAGGGACACTTACAGAAGCGATGCAGGAACTTGTTGAAGCAGTTAGAAAGGCGTTGAATGAATAG
- the pnp gene encoding polyribonucleotide nucleotidyltransferase, producing MLLGGRTLVLETGRLAKQANAAVTVRYGDTVVLCTVTASAEPKDLDFFPLTVNYEERLYAVGKIPGGFIKREGRPSEKAILSSRLTDRPIRPLFPEGFRNDVQVANIVMSVDQNCTPEIAAMIGTSAALSISDVPFNGPIGGVNVGRVNGQFIINPTVEQEAETEIFVTVAGTKDAIMMVEAEGNEVAEDVMLEAIMFGHDEIKKIVAMIEELQAAAGKPKMEVKLHAVNAEVNAAVRAFASDKLVEAIRIPEKHARQDAIDAVNGDTVAHFEEVYAETPELLADVKEVLYDIVKEEVRRLITHDKVRPDGRALEEIRPIECDVALLPRTHGSGLFTRGQTQALSICTLGALGDVQILDGISPEETKRFMHHYNFPPFSVGEARPLRPPGRREIGHGALGERALSKVIPSETEFPYTIRLVSEVLESNGSTSQASICASTLAMMDAGVPIKAPVAGIAMGLIKDGDHFSILSDIQGMEDHLGDMDFKVAGTAQGVTAIQMDIKINGIDRAILSQALEQARIGRMHILGKMTAVMSQSRSSLSQYAPKILTLRINPDKIRDVIGSGGKIINKIIEETGVKIDIEQDGMVFIASSNEEMNQKAKAIIEGIVKEVVIGEVYLGTVKRIEKFGAFVEILPNKDGLVHISQLSTERVAKVEDVVAIGDQITVKVTEIDQQGRINLSRKAVLTPQVPAQ from the coding sequence ATGTTATTAGGCGGCAGAACGCTTGTGCTGGAAACAGGCCGTTTGGCAAAACAGGCTAATGCGGCAGTAACGGTTCGCTACGGGGATACAGTAGTTCTCTGTACCGTTACCGCTTCGGCTGAGCCCAAAGATTTAGACTTCTTCCCGCTAACGGTTAACTATGAAGAGCGTCTGTACGCTGTAGGTAAAATTCCAGGCGGATTTATTAAACGCGAAGGACGCCCAAGCGAGAAGGCGATTTTGTCGAGCCGTTTGACAGACCGTCCGATTCGCCCACTGTTCCCGGAAGGCTTCCGTAACGATGTACAAGTAGCTAATATCGTAATGAGCGTAGACCAGAACTGCACGCCGGAAATTGCGGCGATGATCGGTACTTCCGCAGCACTGAGCATTTCCGACGTACCATTTAACGGTCCTATCGGCGGCGTAAACGTAGGCCGAGTCAATGGTCAATTCATTATTAACCCGACTGTGGAACAAGAAGCGGAGACTGAAATCTTCGTAACGGTTGCCGGCACAAAAGACGCAATCATGATGGTAGAGGCAGAAGGAAATGAAGTTGCGGAAGATGTGATGCTGGAAGCGATCATGTTCGGGCATGACGAGATCAAGAAAATCGTCGCTATGATCGAAGAGCTGCAAGCCGCTGCGGGCAAACCAAAAATGGAAGTAAAACTTCACGCGGTTAACGCTGAAGTGAATGCCGCCGTTCGTGCCTTTGCTTCGGACAAGCTGGTTGAAGCGATCCGTATTCCGGAGAAGCATGCACGTCAAGATGCGATCGACGCTGTTAACGGTGACACCGTTGCTCATTTTGAAGAAGTGTATGCCGAAACTCCAGAACTTCTTGCCGATGTGAAGGAAGTACTGTATGACATCGTCAAAGAAGAAGTACGCCGATTGATCACTCATGATAAAGTACGTCCTGACGGCCGCGCTCTAGAAGAGATCCGTCCAATTGAGTGTGATGTTGCCTTGCTGCCGCGTACGCACGGCTCCGGCTTGTTCACACGTGGACAAACACAGGCGCTCAGCATCTGTACGCTTGGTGCGCTTGGCGATGTTCAAATCTTGGACGGCATTAGCCCTGAAGAGACGAAACGCTTTATGCATCATTACAACTTCCCGCCTTTCAGCGTGGGCGAAGCCCGTCCTCTGCGTCCTCCTGGCCGCCGCGAGATTGGTCATGGCGCACTTGGCGAACGCGCACTCTCGAAGGTTATTCCATCCGAAACGGAATTCCCTTACACTATCCGTCTAGTTTCCGAAGTTCTCGAATCCAACGGTTCCACTTCACAGGCAAGTATTTGCGCGAGCACGCTGGCTATGATGGATGCAGGCGTACCGATTAAAGCCCCAGTAGCCGGTATCGCAATGGGTCTGATCAAAGACGGAGACCATTTCTCGATCCTGTCCGATATTCAAGGGATGGAAGATCATCTTGGCGACATGGACTTTAAAGTTGCAGGTACAGCCCAAGGTGTTACAGCTATTCAAATGGATATCAAAATTAACGGAATCGACCGTGCGATCTTGTCGCAGGCACTGGAACAAGCCCGTATTGGCCGTATGCACATTCTCGGTAAAATGACTGCCGTTATGTCCCAGTCGCGTTCGAGCCTGTCGCAATACGCTCCCAAGATCCTTACCCTTCGTATCAATCCCGATAAGATCCGTGACGTTATCGGCTCCGGCGGTAAAATCATCAATAAAATTATTGAAGAAACCGGCGTGAAAATCGATATCGAGCAGGATGGTATGGTCTTTATCGCTTCTTCGAACGAAGAGATGAACCAAAAAGCGAAAGCCATCATCGAGGGTATCGTAAAAGAAGTCGTTATTGGCGAGGTTTACCTCGGAACTGTAAAACGGATCGAGAAATTCGGCGCGTTTGTCGAAATTCTCCCGAACAAAGACGGTCTCGTTCACATTTCGCAGCTGTCTACCGAACGCGTAGCGAAGGTAGAAGATGTCGTTGCGATTGGCGATCAGATTACGGTAAAAGTTACGGAAATCGATCAGCAGGGTCGCATTAACCTGTCCCGTAAAGCTGTTCTGACTCCACAAGTTCCAGCGCAGTAA
- the rpsO gene encoding 30S ribosomal protein S15, which produces MAITQDRKTQLIETHKTHASDTGSPEVQVAILTENIVNLTQHLREHKKDHHSRRGLLKMVGQRRKLLAYLKNKDVRRYSALIEKLGLRR; this is translated from the coding sequence ATGGCAATTACACAAGATCGTAAAACACAACTGATCGAGACTCACAAAACACACGCGAGCGACACGGGTTCCCCGGAAGTTCAAGTGGCTATCCTGACGGAAAACATCGTGAACTTGACGCAACACTTGCGGGAGCACAAGAAAGATCATCATTCCCGCCGTGGTCTGCTCAAGATGGTAGGTCAACGCCGTAAGCTGTTGGCATACCTGAAAAACAAAGATGTTAGACGTTACAGCGCATTGATCGAAAAACTCGGCCTTCGCCGATAG
- a CDS encoding bifunctional riboflavin kinase/FAD synthetase encodes MEIISLTYPLTEYPALLKNKKLAVAIGHFDGVHRGHRNVITQAVQIAKETGALSAVMTFLPHPKEVLGQGDQYFSCLTPPEEKQALFAELGVDIMLVVKFDLTFAAISPQQFVEEVLRPLHAEHVIVGFDFTFGAKGKGNPEMMRTLSSPDITVDIVEPLYENGEKVSSTYIRAALEKGDIALATTLLGRPYEVDGIVVHGDARGRTIGFPTANVGLSKPYVTPCLGVFAIKAMVAGKTYYGVLNHGMKPTFNKEEIRPVLEAHLFDFHQEIYGEPITLEFHSFIRAEKRFGSVHELIEQIGEDAKQTKQFFGLS; translated from the coding sequence ATGGAAATTATATCCCTTACTTATCCTTTAACCGAATACCCGGCTTTGCTTAAGAACAAGAAGCTTGCCGTGGCAATCGGACATTTTGACGGTGTTCACCGCGGCCATCGGAACGTGATTACCCAGGCGGTACAAATAGCGAAGGAAACAGGGGCATTGTCTGCCGTTATGACCTTCCTGCCGCATCCGAAAGAGGTTCTTGGGCAAGGCGATCAATATTTCAGCTGCCTAACGCCGCCGGAAGAGAAGCAGGCTTTATTTGCCGAGCTTGGTGTTGACATCATGCTTGTAGTGAAATTTGATCTGACCTTTGCGGCAATCAGTCCGCAGCAGTTTGTAGAGGAAGTATTGCGTCCTCTGCATGCAGAACATGTTATTGTCGGATTTGATTTCACTTTTGGCGCCAAAGGCAAGGGCAACCCGGAAATGATGAGAACGTTAAGCAGTCCCGATATTACCGTTGACATTGTCGAGCCTCTTTACGAGAATGGCGAAAAGGTAAGCAGCACGTATATCCGGGCCGCACTGGAGAAGGGTGACATTGCGCTGGCAACAACTCTTCTTGGCCGCCCTTATGAAGTGGATGGCATCGTTGTACACGGTGACGCGCGCGGAAGAACAATTGGTTTCCCGACAGCCAATGTAGGTTTGTCCAAGCCTTACGTAACCCCTTGTCTTGGGGTATTTGCCATTAAGGCAATGGTGGCAGGGAAGACTTATTACGGCGTGCTTAATCACGGAATGAAGCCAACGTTTAACAAAGAAGAGATCCGTCCCGTACTGGAGGCGCATCTGTTCGATTTTCATCAAGAGATATATGGAGAGCCAATCACGCTGGAGTTCCACTCCTTTATCCGTGCGGAGAAACGTTTTGGCTCCGTACATGAATTAATCGAACAGATTGGGGAAGACGCGAAGCAAACCAAGCAATTCTTTGGTCTATCCTAA